One Trichomycterus rosablanca isolate fTriRos1 chromosome 12, fTriRos1.hap1, whole genome shotgun sequence DNA window includes the following coding sequences:
- the si:ch211-141e20.2 gene encoding nectin-3 isoform X2 has translation MLLFYLSCVACCITAVTVLGENVTVNAGDAAILSCQLVKNKEDLTRITWQRRTKKNPKDTNFFVITPDGEIQIKDELKGRVEFIGSISERNGSIRLNDVKFLDEGVYTCIFSFFPSGPSNKLLNLDVRVPPVVSLTPEVIPVASDTEEIIAACTASNAKPEAHVSWSLGSLNNVLKVQTNVSVNPDGLHTTTSYLTGVASKNLNRQKVECSVKHIALKKDLKQEYSINIHYPPQVVYILYFGGPNKTQQEFGCVGDANPLPSNFTWSRHFPVAETLTSGSSLFVNRTSESNGLYYCVASNQYGSGVASLNVQNLPSDTQGHKAGWILFVLTLLALIVFVGYQFGYLTWQKKQQFFRPARVPTAEPPTSDRETISL, from the exons ATGCTCCTGTTTTATCTGTCCTGTGTTGCATGTTGCATAACAG CCGTGACGGTTCTTGGTGAGAATGTAACAGTCAACGCCGGAGACGCTGCCATATTGTCCTGTCAGCTGGTAAAAAACAAAGAGGATCTGACACGAATCACCTGGCAAAGAAGGACGAAGAAAAACCCAAAGGATACGAATTTCTTTGTCATTACTCCGGATGGGGAAATTCAAATTAAGGATGAGTTAAAGGGCAGAGTGGAATTCATTGGGAGCATCTCGGAGCGCAACGGCTCAATTCGTCTGAATGATGTTAAGTTTTTGGATGAAGGGGTCTACACCTGCATCTTCAGTTTCTTTCCAAGTGGACCATCTAATAAACTGTTAAACCTTGACGTACGAG TTCCACCAGTGGTCAGTTTAACTCCTGAAGTCATTCCTGTTGCTAGTGACACTGAAGAGATAATTGCGGCCTGCACGGCGTCCAACGCAAAACCCGAAGCACACGTGTCCTGGAGTCTTGGTTCTCTAAACAACGTTTTAAAAGTACAGACCAACGTCAGCGTAAATCCTGATGGACTGCACACTACTACCAGCTACCTGACTGGTGTGGCGTCTAAAAATCTAAATCGGCAGAAGGTTGAGTGCTCAGTTAAACACATAGCGCTGAAAAAGGACCTGAAACAGGAATACTCAATAAACATCCACT ACCCTCCCCAGGTTGTGTACATACTTTATTTCGGTGGtccaaataaaacacaacaagaaTTTGGTTGTGTGGGAGACGCCAATCCGCTGCCGTCCAACTTTACCTGGAGCAG GCACTTTCCTGTGGCCGAGACACTTACCAGTGGCAGCAGCCTGTTTGTTAACCGAACATCTGAGAGTAATGGTCTGTACTACTGTGTAGCTTCTAACCAGTATGGCAGCGGAGTGGCTTCTCTTAATGTACAAAATCTACCAAGTGATACACAAG GACACAAGGCTGGCTGGATTCTCTTCGTCTTGACCCTTCTTGCTTTGATTGTATTCGTTGGATATCAGTTTGGATACCTGACGtggcaaaaaaaacaaca GTTTTTTAGACCTGCTCGTGTACCCACTGCTGAACCCCCAACTTCAGACAGAGAAACG ATTTCTTTATAA
- the si:ch211-141e20.2 gene encoding nectin-3 isoform X1, with translation MLLFYLSCVACCITAVTVLGENVTVNAGDAAILSCQLVKNKEDLTRITWQRRTKKNPKDTNFFVITPDGEIQIKDELKGRVEFIGSISERNGSIRLNDVKFLDEGVYTCIFSFFPSGPSNKLLNLDVRVPPVVSLTPEVIPVASDTEEIIAACTASNAKPEAHVSWSLGSLNNVLKVQTNVSVNPDGLHTTTSYLTGVASKNLNRQKVECSVKHIALKKDLKQEYSINIHYPPQVVYILYFGGPNKTQQEFGCVGDANPLPSNFTWSRHFPVAETLTSGSSLFVNRTSESNGLYYCVASNQYGSGVASLNVQNLPSDTQGHKAGWILFVLTLLALIVFVGYQFGYLTWQKKQQFFRPARVPTAEPPTSDRETNLSNGTIP, from the exons ATGCTCCTGTTTTATCTGTCCTGTGTTGCATGTTGCATAACAG CCGTGACGGTTCTTGGTGAGAATGTAACAGTCAACGCCGGAGACGCTGCCATATTGTCCTGTCAGCTGGTAAAAAACAAAGAGGATCTGACACGAATCACCTGGCAAAGAAGGACGAAGAAAAACCCAAAGGATACGAATTTCTTTGTCATTACTCCGGATGGGGAAATTCAAATTAAGGATGAGTTAAAGGGCAGAGTGGAATTCATTGGGAGCATCTCGGAGCGCAACGGCTCAATTCGTCTGAATGATGTTAAGTTTTTGGATGAAGGGGTCTACACCTGCATCTTCAGTTTCTTTCCAAGTGGACCATCTAATAAACTGTTAAACCTTGACGTACGAG TTCCACCAGTGGTCAGTTTAACTCCTGAAGTCATTCCTGTTGCTAGTGACACTGAAGAGATAATTGCGGCCTGCACGGCGTCCAACGCAAAACCCGAAGCACACGTGTCCTGGAGTCTTGGTTCTCTAAACAACGTTTTAAAAGTACAGACCAACGTCAGCGTAAATCCTGATGGACTGCACACTACTACCAGCTACCTGACTGGTGTGGCGTCTAAAAATCTAAATCGGCAGAAGGTTGAGTGCTCAGTTAAACACATAGCGCTGAAAAAGGACCTGAAACAGGAATACTCAATAAACATCCACT ACCCTCCCCAGGTTGTGTACATACTTTATTTCGGTGGtccaaataaaacacaacaagaaTTTGGTTGTGTGGGAGACGCCAATCCGCTGCCGTCCAACTTTACCTGGAGCAG GCACTTTCCTGTGGCCGAGACACTTACCAGTGGCAGCAGCCTGTTTGTTAACCGAACATCTGAGAGTAATGGTCTGTACTACTGTGTAGCTTCTAACCAGTATGGCAGCGGAGTGGCTTCTCTTAATGTACAAAATCTACCAAGTGATACACAAG GACACAAGGCTGGCTGGATTCTCTTCGTCTTGACCCTTCTTGCTTTGATTGTATTCGTTGGATATCAGTTTGGATACCTGACGtggcaaaaaaaacaaca GTTTTTTAGACCTGCTCGTGTACCCACTGCTGAACCCCCAACTTCAGACAGAGAAACG aacCTTTCCAATGGGACCATACCTTGA